In Gossypium arboreum isolate Shixiya-1 chromosome 5, ASM2569848v2, whole genome shotgun sequence, a single genomic region encodes these proteins:
- the LOC108452347 gene encoding pectate lyase-like → MEVTMLRVVFLFSFFTLIPKLWANIAEFDDFWKQREEEAWNIALTAYEPSPENVTSHLNYHVNKVLEKTMSNQPLEFKDVITNSTRRSLRGKHKKYTGPCMAINPIDRCWRCKKNWAKNRKRLAKCVLGFGHKTRGGKKGEYYLVTDNSDDDVVNPKPGTLRHAVIQKRPLWIIFAHDMNIKLSKELMVQSHKTIDGRGVNVHIAYGCGITLQFVHNVIIHNIHIHRVVRSSGGLIRDSEDHYGYRTVGDGDGISIFGSSKIWLDHISMSECQDGLIDAIQGSTAITISNCHFTHHDHVILLGASDTYSKDQYMQVTLAFNHFGKELIQRMPRCRWGYFHVVNNDYTHWKLYAIGGSTHPTIISQGNRFIAPDDPLTKEITHRNYAPESEWRNWIWRSEGDRFMNGAFFVTSGPPSPPHLKLKKKDIIKAKPAIFVGRLTKFSGTLKCKEGVKC, encoded by the exons ATGGAGGTAACTATGCTAAGGGTtgttttcctcttttcttttttcacCTTAATTCCAAAGCTATGGGCAAATATTGCTGAATTTGATGATTTTTGGAAGCAACGTGAAGAAGAAGCCTGGAATATTGCTCTAACAGCTTATGAACCGAGCCCAGAAAATGTTACCAGTCACCTGAACTATCATGTTAACAA GGTTCTTGAAAAAACTATGTCCAATCAACCCTTAGAATTTAAGGATGTTATTACTAATAGCACGAGAAGATCCTTGAGGGGTAAACATAAGAAGTATACCGGTCCATGCATGGCGATCAATCCAATTGATAGGTGCTGGAGATGCAAGAAGAACTGGGCCAAGAATCGCAAAAGACTAGCTAAGTGTGTCCTTGGTTTTGGCCACAAAACTCGTGGAGGGAAAAAGGGAGAATATTATTTGGTTACCGATAATTCTGATGATGATGTCGTAAATCCTAAACCAGGAACTTTACGTCACGCTGTGATTCAAAAGAGACCATTATGGATAATTTTTGCTCATgatatgaacattaaattatcAAAAGAACTAATGGTTCAAAGCCATAAGACAATTGATGGTCGTGGAGTAAATGTTCATATAGCATATGGATGTGGCATTACACTTCAATTTGTGCACAATGTCATAATTCataacattcacattcatcgcgttGTTAGAAGTAGTGGTGGCCTAATAAGGGACTCTGAAGATCATTATGGTTATCGCACAGTCGGCGATGGAGATGGGATTTCCATATTCGGGTCATCAAAGATTTGGCTTGATCATATTTCCATGTCTGAATGTCAAGACGGGCTCATTGATGCAATACAAGGTTCCACTGCCATCACCATCTCAAATTGCCATTTCACCCATCATGATCAT GTGATCTTGTTAGGGGCAAGTGATACCTATTCTAAAGATCAATATATGCAAGTCACACTTGCATTCAACCATTTTGGCAAGGAATTGATACAAAGAATGCCTAGATGTCGATGGGGATACTTTCATGTCGTCAACAACGACTACACTCATTGGAAATTGTATGCCATTGGTGGTAGCACGCATCCCACCATTATTAGCCAAGGCAATAGGTTCATTGCTCCAGATGACCCCTTAACTAAAGAG ATAACCCATAGGAACTATGCACCAGAGTCAGAATGGAGGAACTGGATATGGAGATCAGAAGGAGATCGGTTCATGAATGGAGCATTTTTTGTAACATCTGGGCCACCATCACCTCCccatttgaaattaaaaaagaagGATATAATTAAAGCTAAGCCTGCAATATTTGTTGGAAGACTCACCAAATTCTCTGGGACTCTTAAATGTAAAGAAGGAGTTAAGTGTTAG